A single Nostoc sp. PCC 7107 DNA region contains:
- the psb28 gene encoding photosystem II reaction center protein Psb28, protein MAKIQFSRGLDENVLPDVRLTRSRSGDTGTATFIFTNPKILSQSSSEEVTGMYMLDEEGEIITREVKARFVNGKAEALEAVHIMKSADEWDRFIRFMERFAQANGLEFSKS, encoded by the coding sequence ATGGCAAAAATCCAATTTTCTAGAGGTCTTGACGAAAATGTATTACCAGATGTCCGTTTGACGCGATCGCGCAGTGGCGATACTGGTACAGCAACTTTTATTTTTACAAATCCCAAAATTTTGAGCCAAAGCAGTAGTGAAGAAGTCACTGGGATGTATATGCTGGACGAGGAAGGCGAAATAATTACCCGCGAAGTTAAAGCTAGATTCGTTAATGGTAAAGCCGAAGCATTAGAAGCTGTTCATATTATGAAATCTGCTGATGAGTGGGATCGCTTTATTCGTTTTATGGAGCGATTTGCACAAGCAAACGGTTTGGAATTCAGCAAATCTTAA
- the menA gene encoding 2-carboxy-1,4-naphthoquinone phytyltransferase, whose product MTTKQISHPKSKLWMAAIKPPMYSVAIMPIWIGTAIAFAETNIFNTTVFSTFLVAAILILAWENMSNDVFDSETGIDKNKHHSLVNLTGKKSLIFWLANLCLVIGLLGILAIATWQQDPTVIIMVLLACGLGHIYQAPPFRLGYQGLGEILCFFAFGPLLVPAVYYSQTQTWSIASFAASVIVGIVTSLILYCSHFHQVKDDIAAGKRSPIVRLGTANGAKVLVWFTASIYPFSLLFILLGVFPVWTLLSWLSLPSAIKLCRHVQQNHNQPEKVSNCKFIAVAVHFWSCLFLGVGFFIG is encoded by the coding sequence ATGACTACCAAGCAGATTTCACATCCCAAAAGTAAGCTGTGGATGGCGGCCATTAAACCGCCAATGTACAGTGTGGCGATTATGCCTATTTGGATAGGAACAGCAATTGCTTTTGCCGAAACTAATATTTTTAATACAACAGTATTTAGCACGTTTTTAGTAGCAGCAATATTAATTTTGGCGTGGGAAAACATGAGCAATGATGTCTTTGATTCCGAAACAGGAATCGACAAGAATAAACATCATTCGCTGGTGAATTTAACAGGAAAGAAGTCACTAATATTTTGGTTAGCAAATCTGTGTTTGGTGATTGGTTTGCTAGGAATATTAGCGATCGCTACTTGGCAACAAGACCCAACTGTGATCATCATGGTGTTGCTGGCTTGTGGTTTAGGGCATATATATCAAGCACCACCCTTTCGGCTAGGATACCAAGGATTGGGCGAAATTCTCTGCTTCTTTGCATTTGGGCCGTTATTAGTACCAGCTGTATATTACAGCCAAACACAAACTTGGTCGATCGCCAGTTTCGCCGCTTCAGTAATTGTGGGAATTGTCACCAGCTTAATTTTGTATTGTTCACACTTTCACCAAGTTAAGGATGACATAGCCGCCGGGAAGCGATCGCCAATTGTACGTTTGGGTACAGCTAACGGTGCGAAAGTTTTAGTTTGGTTTACCGCCAGTATCTATCCTTTTTCTTTGTTATTTATTCTTTTGGGAGTTTTCCCCGTTTGGACATTGTTGAGTTGGCTGAGTTTACCCTCCGCTATCAAATTATGTCGCCACGTTCAACAAAATCACAACCAGCCAGAAAAAGTTAGCAACTGTAAATTCATCGCCGTCGCTGTGCATTTTTGGAGTTGCTTATTCTTAGGTGTAGGATTTTTTATCGGTTAA
- a CDS encoding isochorismate synthase MenF has translation MTVSPCRNNFFVTHKDIYQFLSAVHENCLNNNCRQIVSISLEIDWVDPLVVLAKLAQANEINFYFENRGKGEAIAAIDTVAKLQIDGQDRFNQAEYFIKNCLKNIIYFGDIHQHFASTRFFCYFSFFNQNIQSDYPFPSATIFLPRWQIAVKNQRCILVANILITANANLEKIWHNLWSKIELINSLEYFSPKLDFLSTHFSKQSVTQGTEFKRSVVSALQKIQASHLSKIVLADALDVRANHQFDLYKSLDNLRQIHPNCYVFSTSNGKGQNFIGASPERLICIQNQQLITDALAGSAPRGKTPEEDAANANRLLNSEKERHEHSLVIDFITQRLSQLGLSPQVLPPRLRQLSNIQHLWTPISAIVPANVHPLKIVAQLHPTPAVAGAARDVACAEIRRYESFERGLYAAPLGWIDSQGNCEFIVGIRSALIDGDRARLYAGAGIVAGSDPDKEFAEVQLKLQALLKALV, from the coding sequence ATGACAGTTTCACCATGTCGTAACAACTTCTTTGTAACGCACAAAGACATATACCAATTTCTGTCAGCAGTTCACGAAAATTGCCTCAACAATAATTGTCGGCAAATTGTGAGTATTTCCCTAGAAATTGACTGGGTTGATCCTTTAGTTGTATTGGCTAAACTAGCGCAAGCAAATGAAATAAATTTTTACTTTGAGAACAGAGGTAAAGGAGAAGCGATCGCCGCGATTGATACTGTCGCAAAATTACAAATTGATGGTCAAGACCGTTTTAATCAAGCAGAATATTTTATCAAAAATTGTCTAAAAAATATCATTTATTTTGGAGATATTCATCAACATTTTGCCAGCACTCGTTTTTTTTGTTACTTTAGTTTTTTTAACCAAAATATTCAATCAGACTATCCGTTTCCTTCAGCGACAATATTTTTACCACGTTGGCAAATAGCTGTCAAAAATCAGCGCTGTATCTTAGTCGCCAACATATTAATAACAGCGAATGCTAATTTAGAAAAAATTTGGCATAATTTATGGAGTAAAATCGAACTTATTAATTCTTTAGAATATTTCTCGCCCAAACTGGATTTTTTATCCACACACTTTAGTAAGCAATCTGTAACGCAGGGTACAGAATTTAAACGTTCTGTTGTTTCAGCTTTACAAAAAATCCAGGCTAGTCATTTAAGCAAAATTGTCTTAGCAGATGCTTTAGATGTACGGGCAAATCATCAGTTTGACTTATATAAATCATTAGATAATCTGAGACAAATTCATCCTAATTGTTATGTTTTTTCCACAAGTAATGGTAAAGGACAAAACTTTATTGGGGCAAGCCCTGAAAGATTAATTTGTATTCAGAATCAACAATTAATCACCGATGCGTTAGCTGGTTCTGCACCACGGGGTAAAACACCAGAGGAAGATGCTGCAAATGCAAATCGCTTACTTAACAGCGAAAAAGAAAGACATGAACACTCATTAGTAATTGATTTTATTACTCAACGCCTATCACAACTTGGATTATCACCGCAGGTATTACCACCACGCTTGCGACAGCTATCTAATATCCAACATTTATGGACACCCATTAGCGCCATAGTTCCCGCCAATGTCCACCCCTTAAAAATTGTGGCGCAACTGCATCCGACACCAGCCGTTGCTGGCGCAGCCAGAGATGTGGCTTGTGCAGAAATTCGGCGTTACGAAAGCTTTGAGAGGGGTTTATATGCTGCACCTTTAGGTTGGATAGACTCGCAAGGTAACTGCGAGTTTATTGTGGGGATTCGTTCGGCATTAATCGATGGCGATCGCGCTAGACTTTACGCAGGTGCAGGTATCGTCGCCGGTTCTGATCCTGATAAAGAATTTGCGGAAGTACAACTGAAACTCCAGGCGTTATTAAAAGCGCTAGTTTAG
- a CDS encoding GTP-binding protein, whose protein sequence is MQTAVNSESQPMNAPKQGLPVTIITGFLGSGKTTLLNHILTNQQGLKTAVLVNEFGEIGIDNELIISTDENNNMVELSNGCICCTINNDLVDAVYKVLEREEKLDYLVVETTGLADPLPVALTFLGTELRDLTRLDSIITVVDAANYSLDLFNSQAAYSQIAYGDVILLNKTDLVDEPTLTQLEAKINEVKEGARILRTKRSQIPLALILSVGLFESDKYFDTVDEHHDHDHHDHDHSTCGHDHHDHDHSTCGHDHHDHEHHHHHSDHLENDGFTSISFQSDKPFSIRKFQYFLDNQLPTNIFRAKGVMWFDESPKRHIFHLCGKRFTLDDDEWKGEPKNQIVLIGQDLDRETLITQIENCICLPSVSRGKGFKK, encoded by the coding sequence ATGCAAACAGCAGTGAATTCTGAATCTCAACCCATGAATGCCCCTAAACAAGGTTTGCCAGTAACAATTATTACTGGATTTCTTGGTAGTGGCAAAACGACTTTACTAAATCATATTCTCACGAATCAGCAAGGTTTAAAAACCGCTGTGTTAGTGAATGAATTTGGGGAAATTGGCATCGACAACGAGTTAATTATCTCTACCGATGAAAATAATAATATGGTAGAGCTAAGTAATGGTTGTATTTGCTGCACCATCAATAATGATTTAGTTGATGCCGTTTATAAAGTATTAGAACGTGAAGAAAAGCTAGATTATCTAGTAGTAGAAACAACGGGACTAGCAGACCCGCTACCAGTAGCCTTAACATTTTTAGGCACAGAACTGCGGGATTTAACCCGTCTAGATTCGATTATCACTGTTGTAGATGCAGCCAACTACAGCTTAGATTTATTCAACTCCCAAGCAGCTTACAGCCAAATTGCTTACGGTGATGTGATTTTGTTGAATAAAACAGATTTGGTTGATGAACCTACTTTGACCCAATTAGAGGCAAAAATCAACGAAGTTAAAGAAGGTGCGAGAATTTTGCGAACCAAGCGATCGCAAATACCACTGGCTTTAATTCTCAGTGTAGGATTATTTGAGTCGGACAAATATTTTGACACTGTTGATGAACATCATGATCATGACCATCACGACCATGATCATTCAACTTGCGGTCACGACCACCATGACCATGACCACTCAACCTGCGGTCACGACCACCATGACCACGAACACCATCACCACCATTCCGACCATCTAGAAAATGATGGCTTCACTTCTATATCCTTCCAAAGTGATAAGCCTTTTTCTATTAGGAAGTTTCAGTATTTCCTAGACAACCAACTACCAACAAACATTTTCCGCGCCAAGGGTGTGATGTGGTTTGATGAAAGTCCCAAGCGTCATATTTTCCACCTGTGCGGTAAACGTTTCACTTTAGATGATGATGAGTGGAAAGGTGAACCGAAAAACCAGATAGTCTTGATTGGTCAAGATTTAGACCGAGAAACTTTAATCACTCAGATAGAAAACTGCATTTGTTTACCTTCTGTCAGTCGGGGTAAAGGCTTCAAAAAGTAA
- a CDS encoding molybdenum cofactor biosynthesis protein B, with protein sequence MMQQPHPDAAKITVTCAVVTVSDTRIPETDKSGQLIQQLLLGENHSIAAYAIIKDEPIQIQAQIELLGKSADLEAVIFNGGTGIAPRDTTYDAIEKLLEKTLPGFGEIFRFLSYQEISSRAIASRAVAGVYQNKLIFSLPGSSNAVRLGMEKLILPELVHLVSQMRK encoded by the coding sequence ATGATGCAACAACCACATCCAGATGCGGCAAAAATTACGGTAACTTGTGCTGTAGTTACCGTCAGCGATACACGCATTCCAGAAACAGATAAAAGTGGTCAACTTATCCAACAATTACTATTAGGTGAAAACCATAGCATTGCAGCCTACGCAATTATCAAAGATGAACCAATCCAAATTCAAGCACAAATAGAATTGCTGGGTAAAAGTGCCGATTTAGAGGCAGTGATTTTTAATGGTGGTACAGGTATTGCACCGAGAGATACTACTTACGATGCGATTGAAAAATTATTAGAAAAAACTCTACCAGGATTTGGAGAGATATTTAGATTTTTAAGTTATCAAGAAATCAGTTCCCGTGCGATCGCCTCTCGCGCCGTCGCCGGTGTTTATCAAAATAAATTAATTTTCTCTCTCCCTGGTTCCAGCAATGCTGTGCGGCTAGGGATGGAAAAACTGATCTTACCTGAACTCGTTCATTTAGTTAGTCAGATGAGGAAATAG
- the cysS gene encoding cysteine--tRNA ligase: protein MTLTVYNTLTRRQEPFKTVEPGKVKMYYCGVTVYDYCHLGHARACIVWDVVRRYLQFIGYEVRYVQNFTDVDDKILNRARQEQSSMEAVADRFIKAYFEDMRRLGIKEADEYPRATQTMNGIQRLIHELENKGFAYPSNGDVYYAVRQFGEYGKLSGRKLEDMQAGGSERVNLEDAEYQKKKDPFDFALWKAAKPGEPSWESPWGAGRPGWHIECSAMVRDRLGETIDIHAGGADLIFPHHENEIAQSEAVTGKPLATYWLHNGMVKVDGEKMSKSLGNFTTIRDLLDRHVDPMAVRLFVLMAQYRKPIDFTDDAIAAATNGWHTLKEGLLFGHQYGKQLGWEVDSSLLPEFVERFQETVNDDFNFPGGVTVLFELAKELRREGNILVHQGKTDTPAAELQKQWQTLVTLAEVLGLTAEMENSPPATDGLSDAEIEDLIQQRQAARKAKNFVAGDRIRNELQSQGITLVDSAEGTRWHRN from the coding sequence ATGACCCTAACTGTTTACAATACCCTCACCCGTCGTCAAGAACCGTTTAAAACAGTCGAACCAGGCAAGGTTAAGATGTATTACTGCGGCGTGACGGTTTATGACTACTGCCATTTGGGTCATGCTAGAGCTTGCATTGTTTGGGATGTCGTGCGCCGCTATCTCCAGTTTATCGGTTATGAAGTGCGCTATGTGCAGAATTTTACTGATGTTGATGACAAAATTCTCAACCGCGCCAGACAAGAACAATCATCAATGGAGGCTGTAGCTGATCGCTTCATTAAAGCATATTTTGAAGATATGAGACGGCTGGGAATTAAAGAGGCTGATGAATATCCCCGTGCGACCCAGACGATGAACGGGATTCAGCGGTTAATTCATGAGTTGGAAAATAAGGGATTTGCTTATCCCTCGAATGGTGATGTTTACTATGCTGTGCGTCAGTTTGGTGAATATGGTAAGCTTTCTGGGCGCAAGTTGGAAGATATGCAGGCTGGGGGCAGTGAGCGCGTTAATCTAGAAGACGCAGAATATCAAAAGAAAAAAGACCCCTTTGATTTTGCCTTGTGGAAAGCCGCTAAACCCGGAGAACCTTCTTGGGAATCACCTTGGGGTGCTGGTCGTCCAGGATGGCATATTGAATGCTCGGCGATGGTGCGCGATCGCTTGGGTGAGACAATAGATATTCATGCTGGTGGTGCTGACTTAATTTTCCCCCACCACGAAAACGAAATTGCTCAATCGGAAGCCGTCACAGGTAAACCTTTAGCAACTTACTGGCTGCACAATGGCATGGTAAAAGTAGACGGTGAGAAAATGTCCAAGTCTTTGGGCAACTTTACCACCATCCGCGACTTACTTGATCGCCATGTTGATCCAATGGCAGTAAGATTATTTGTGCTGATGGCGCAATATCGTAAGCCTATTGATTTTACCGATGATGCGATCGCTGCCGCCACCAACGGCTGGCACACTCTAAAAGAAGGTTTGCTGTTTGGTCATCAATACGGTAAGCAATTAGGCTGGGAAGTTGATTCTTCCCTACTCCCTGAATTTGTTGAACGCTTTCAAGAAACTGTCAACGATGACTTTAATTTCCCAGGTGGGGTAACAGTTTTGTTTGAATTAGCCAAAGAACTCCGCCGTGAAGGAAATATCCTCGTTCATCAAGGCAAAACCGACACACCCGCCGCTGAACTGCAAAAACAATGGCAAACTCTGGTAACTTTGGCAGAAGTATTAGGTTTAACCGCCGAAATGGAAAATTCTCCCCCTGCAACTGATGGCCTTAGTGATGCGGAAATTGAAGATTTGATTCAACAACGCCAAGCCGCCAGAAAAGCGAAGAATTTTGTCGCAGGCGATCGCATCCGTAATGAATTACAATCTCAAGGTATCACCTTAGTTGATAGTGCTGAAGGTACACGCTGGCACAGAAATTAA
- a CDS encoding o-succinylbenzoate synthase, whose amino-acid sequence MNADKFVTQHGLNAPLPLYAQQCQQGFTALFEFRPYQRRFAKPLMTNHGIWDTREGIILRFVDEAGKIGWGEIAPISWFGSETLEQALDFCRQLPNEITSEIIFTIPDCLPACQFGFESALAGVLGCVNESVGRRNSSSTRPYRSGLLAAGEVALQQWKTLWEQGYRTFKWKIGVDAIAKELAIFDTLTGSLPPSAKLRLDANGGLSYVEAKLWLETCDNIQGELPIEIEFLEQPLTVDELAKMLELSRFYKTAIALDESVATLPQIINCYQHGWRGIFVIKPGIVGSPSKLHQFCQQHQIDAVFSSVFETVIGRQAALHLAVKLSRKNRAVGFGVDHFFAQAEVTSPETLWNNL is encoded by the coding sequence ATGAACGCAGATAAATTTGTAACTCAGCACGGGCTGAACGCCCCGCTACCTCTGTACGCGCAGCAATGCCAGCAGGGCTTTACAGCACTTTTTGAATTTCGTCCTTATCAACGGAGATTCGCCAAGCCACTCATGACCAATCATGGTATTTGGGATACCCGCGAGGGTATTATTTTGCGTTTTGTGGATGAAGCAGGGAAAATTGGCTGGGGAGAAATCGCGCCTATCAGTTGGTTTGGTTCAGAGACTTTAGAACAAGCGTTAGATTTTTGTCGCCAACTACCCAACGAAATTACATCTGAGATAATTTTTACAATTCCTGATTGTTTACCCGCTTGTCAGTTTGGGTTTGAATCAGCCTTGGCGGGAGTGTTAGGTTGCGTGAACGAATCTGTGGGAAGGCGAAATTCTTCATCAACCCGCCCCTATAGGAGTGGTTTACTTGCTGCGGGGGAGGTGGCGTTACAACAATGGAAAACGCTGTGGGAACAAGGATATCGCACATTTAAATGGAAAATTGGTGTAGATGCGATCGCCAAAGAACTAGCAATATTTGATACCCTAACTGGTAGCTTACCTCCCTCAGCCAAACTCCGCCTAGATGCTAACGGCGGACTAAGTTATGTAGAGGCGAAATTATGGCTGGAGACTTGCGACAATATCCAGGGTGAATTACCTATAGAAATTGAATTTCTGGAACAACCCCTAACTGTTGACGAATTAGCAAAGATGTTGGAGTTAAGTAGATTTTACAAAACTGCGATCGCTTTAGATGAATCTGTCGCCACACTCCCACAAATCATCAATTGTTATCAACACGGCTGGCGAGGAATTTTCGTCATCAAACCCGGAATTGTCGGTTCACCATCAAAGCTACATCAGTTTTGTCAACAACATCAAATTGATGCTGTCTTCTCATCTGTATTTGAGACGGTAATTGGTAGACAAGCTGCACTTCATTTAGCAGTAAAATTATCTCGTAAAAACAGAGCAGTTGGTTTTGGCGTTGATCATTTTTTTGCCCAAGCAGAAGTAACAAGTCCTGAAACTTTATGGAACAACCTTTAA
- a CDS encoding TldD/PmbA family protein, producing the protein MWSELTKAIAKFDIPADWIGIRAVKETASNRYVRDGIPQANGKSTTEGAMIEVLVNGCLGYAATNSLELASLESAAQIAYKQALAASQWWIYPFKETERPKVVGEYNSPFLEPLDTLSPGEINDLLVRMCRTLKVHDKIVQTTASISTSERESWYVSSNGSEVYQKFTSLGSNYGAIAQDGAIVQQRTNNGWQAHCYQGGWELLRQENLWQRVQQVGEQAIELLTATECPNIRTNLVLAPDQMMLQIHESIGHPLEIDRILGDERNYAGGSFVTTNDFGQLVYGSPLMNITFDPTVPGEYASYGFDDTGAVATREYVIKEGLLQRGLGSLESQARAGIAGVACARACSWNRPAIDRMANLNLEPGNATFEQIISGIEHGVYMESNRSWSIDDRRYKFQFGCEYAKLIENGQLTETLRNPNYRATTPEFWHSLIKVGDANSWQMYGTPYCGKGEPNQAIWVGHGSPVCVFADVEVFGGGS; encoded by the coding sequence ATGTGGTCTGAACTAACAAAAGCGATCGCTAAATTTGATATTCCCGCTGATTGGATTGGTATCAGGGCAGTTAAAGAAACAGCCTCAAACCGTTATGTACGTGATGGTATCCCTCAAGCTAATGGTAAATCTACCACCGAGGGAGCCATGATTGAAGTTTTAGTAAATGGCTGTCTGGGTTATGCTGCTACCAACTCTTTAGAATTAGCTTCTTTAGAATCTGCTGCCCAAATAGCTTACAAACAAGCACTCGCAGCTAGTCAATGGTGGATATATCCTTTTAAAGAAACCGAACGTCCCAAGGTTGTGGGTGAATACAACTCGCCGTTTTTGGAACCATTAGACACGCTGAGTCCGGGTGAAATCAATGATTTGCTGGTACGGATGTGCCGAACACTTAAAGTTCATGACAAAATCGTGCAAACCACAGCCAGCATCAGCACCAGTGAGCGAGAAAGTTGGTATGTCAGCAGCAACGGCTCAGAAGTATATCAAAAGTTTACCTCCTTGGGGAGTAATTATGGTGCGATCGCTCAAGACGGCGCAATTGTCCAACAACGCACTAATAACGGTTGGCAAGCACACTGCTATCAAGGTGGATGGGAACTTTTAAGACAAGAAAATTTATGGCAACGGGTACAGCAAGTAGGAGAACAAGCTATAGAATTATTAACTGCGACTGAATGCCCAAATATACGCACAAACTTAGTCCTAGCACCAGACCAAATGATGCTGCAAATCCATGAAAGCATCGGACATCCCCTAGAAATTGACCGGATTTTAGGTGATGAACGCAACTATGCCGGCGGTAGCTTTGTCACAACCAATGATTTTGGTCAGCTAGTCTATGGTTCGCCACTAATGAATATTACCTTTGACCCCACAGTTCCAGGTGAATATGCCAGCTATGGTTTTGATGATACTGGTGCAGTCGCCACACGGGAATATGTGATTAAAGAAGGCTTATTACAAAGAGGTTTAGGCAGTTTAGAAAGTCAAGCCAGAGCCGGAATAGCAGGAGTTGCTTGCGCCCGCGCTTGCTCCTGGAATCGACCAGCAATTGACCGCATGGCTAACTTAAACTTAGAACCAGGAAACGCCACCTTTGAGCAAATAATTAGCGGTATCGAACACGGTGTTTACATGGAATCAAATCGGTCTTGGTCAATTGACGATCGCCGTTATAAATTCCAATTTGGTTGCGAATATGCCAAATTAATTGAAAATGGCCAACTCACCGAAACTCTCCGCAACCCCAACTATCGCGCCACAACTCCAGAATTTTGGCACAGTTTAATCAAAGTTGGTGATGCTAATAGTTGGCAAATGTATGGTACTCCTTACTGTGGTAAAGGTGAACCCAATCAAGCCATTTGGGTAGGACATGGTTCACCCGTTTGTGTATTTGCTGATGTTGAAGTCTTCGGGGGAGGGAGTTGA
- a CDS encoding 2-succinylbenzoate--CoA ligase, producing MEQPLTYLQNLTQNNWLIANNSHQFQTIAEKLYLELTEILKQRHTPPKIILAEREPVKFLASFLAACAANCSIFLCNPDWGTQEWEQVFTLVQPDIIWGIDSSTHSALNTQHGLNAPLPLTVPKIQHSALIMIPTGGSSGKIKFAIHTWETLTASVQGFTEYFQLTQVNSFCVLPLYHVSGLMQFMRSFTTGSRLVILPFKSLEYSQIPAIQATEFFLSLVPTQLQRLLQNAELTQWLAQFHTVMLGGAPAWQELLEKARFHNIRLAPTYGMTETASQIATLKPDDFLQGKINSGRILPHAQVTISNQQNEILNPHKIGNIIIQTKSLALGYYPHNGKNQDCLQVDDLGFLDTQGYLHIIGRNSDKIITGGENVYPAEIEAAIRATQIIADVCVISVPDKHWGQALTAIYIPQDVSTSTLEITNLLKHKLSKFKIPKYWIPMEYLPRNSQGKVNRQALQQIAAEFLQNNREQATVKKRPTP from the coding sequence ATGGAACAACCTTTAACTTATCTGCAAAATTTAACTCAAAATAATTGGCTAATTGCTAACAACAGCCATCAATTTCAAACAATAGCTGAAAAATTATATTTAGAACTCACAGAAATATTAAAACAACGCCACACACCCCCAAAAATTATCTTAGCTGAACGCGAACCAGTCAAATTTTTAGCTAGTTTCCTCGCCGCTTGTGCAGCCAATTGTTCAATTTTTCTCTGTAACCCCGACTGGGGAACACAAGAATGGGAACAAGTATTTACATTAGTCCAACCAGATATCATTTGGGGAATAGATTCTAGTACCCATTCAGCACTCAACACTCAGCACGGGCTGAACGCCCCGCTACCGCTAACAGTACCCAAAATTCAGCACTCAGCACTCATCATGATTCCTACAGGTGGTTCATCAGGCAAAATTAAATTTGCCATCCATACGTGGGAAACCCTCACTGCATCCGTGCAAGGCTTTACAGAATATTTCCAGTTAACCCAAGTGAATTCTTTTTGTGTATTACCCCTCTATCATGTCAGTGGATTAATGCAATTTATGCGTTCCTTCACAACAGGTAGTAGACTAGTTATCTTACCATTCAAATCTCTAGAATATAGTCAAATACCTGCGATTCAAGCAACAGAATTTTTCCTTTCCTTAGTACCTACTCAACTACAACGTCTTTTACAAAATGCCGAATTAACCCAATGGTTAGCCCAATTTCATACTGTAATGCTAGGTGGCGCACCAGCTTGGCAAGAACTATTAGAAAAAGCCCGATTTCACAACATTAGGTTAGCACCAACCTACGGCATGACAGAAACCGCCTCGCAAATTGCCACCCTTAAACCTGATGATTTTCTGCAAGGTAAAATTAACAGTGGGCGAATTTTACCTCATGCCCAGGTAACAATTAGCAATCAACAAAACGAAATTTTAAATCCTCATAAAATCGGTAATATTATCATTCAAACCAAATCTTTAGCCCTTGGTTACTATCCTCATAATGGGAAAAACCAGGATTGTTTACAAGTAGATGATTTAGGTTTTTTAGACACTCAAGGTTATCTGCATATAATTGGACGTAACAGTGACAAAATTATTACAGGTGGCGAAAACGTTTACCCAGCCGAAATAGAAGCAGCCATCCGCGCAACGCAAATAATTGCTGATGTTTGTGTAATTAGTGTGCCAGATAAACATTGGGGACAAGCATTAACAGCTATATACATTCCTCAAGATGTTAGTACTTCTACTTTAGAAATCACAAATTTACTTAAACATAAACTGAGTAAATTCAAAATTCCTAAATATTGGATTCCTATGGAATATTTACCTCGCAATTCTCAAGGGAAAGTTAATCGTCAAGCACTACAACAAATAGCCGCAGAATTTTTGCAAAATAATAGAGAACAGGCAACAGTAAAAAAACGCCCTACCCCCTGA
- the dtd gene encoding D-aminoacyl-tRNA deacylase — protein MRVIIQRVQSSQVTVNGEIIGKIGRGLNLLVGIADTDTDAELDWMARKCLALRLFPDEADGDKWQKSVQEINGELLVVSQFTLYGDCRKGRRPSFDRSASPQTAEDLYNSFVKKLRASGLRVETGKFGAMMQVYIENDGPVTLLLER, from the coding sequence ATGCGTGTTATCATCCAGCGAGTGCAATCATCACAAGTAACCGTTAACGGTGAAATCATTGGCAAAATTGGCCGAGGATTAAATTTACTCGTCGGTATTGCTGATACAGACACAGATGCAGAACTCGACTGGATGGCGCGTAAATGCCTAGCATTGCGCCTATTCCCTGATGAAGCAGATGGAGACAAATGGCAAAAATCTGTACAAGAAATTAACGGTGAGTTGTTGGTAGTCAGTCAATTTACCCTTTACGGCGACTGTCGTAAAGGTCGCCGTCCTTCTTTTGACCGTTCTGCATCTCCTCAAACCGCAGAAGATTTATATAACAGCTTTGTTAAAAAGTTACGTGCCAGTGGTTTAAGGGTAGAAACAGGTAAATTTGGCGCAATGATGCAAGTTTATATCGAAAATGATGGCCCCGTAACTTTATTATTGGAAAGGTAA